The Synchiropus splendidus isolate RoL2022-P1 chromosome 1, RoL_Sspl_1.0, whole genome shotgun sequence genome includes a window with the following:
- the LOC128752914 gene encoding NACHT, LRR and PYD domains-containing protein 12-like isoform X4, with protein MGTRIDFRGGAESSGLRVAGSAGAYPSSHGREAGIHPTCVRKITHLGSRVRQEEPEECGLCWDSLKSDSSKEWGINFQAGPESSERVDHQSTELLSGQQYLSHLDSTRQLLVVKVLCSESRVRRAAECAGQLKRSLQKKFHRVFEGVAEAGTSAPLNQIYTELYITEGGTDQVNQEHEVRQIEVATRKQTRPENTIRLEDLFQRSHDTDSPIRSLLTKGVAGIGKTLLTQKLTLDWAEDKAHQNFQLMFPFTFRELNLLKEKQLSLVELVHLFFPETKETGLSSFEGVQVLFILDGLDECRLPLDFNSRVLTEATESTSVNVLLTNLIRGKLLPSAHLWMTTRPAAVNQIPPECVDMVTEVRGFTDLQKEEYFRKRFRDEEQTTIISHIRSSRSLYIMCHIPIFCWITATVLEDMLKSRETRELPKTLTEMYIHFLVVQSKVRKLKYHGGAGTDSVWDPESRKMMECLGKLAFEQLQKGNLIFYESDLTECGIDITAASVYSGVLTQIFKEERGLYQDKVFCFIHLSLQEFLAALHVHLKFFNSGVNLLHSQQTNRKRNKHHIKQFYQTATRVALQSPNGHLDLFLRFLLGLSLQSSQRLLPGLLTLTGSCFWTHQDTAELIKEKIREKVSPERIINLFHCLSEVKDTSLMEEVQQQLRSGRLSTDQLSPAQWSTLAFILLSSEEDLSVFNLKNYFTPENDPRAYVLKKYPLSEEALERLLPVVQASKHVLLSRCGLSERSGSLLSSVLSSPSSSLTQLDLSYNKNLKDSGVELLSAGLKSPHCHLETLSLSYCGLSERSGSLLSSVLSSPSSSLTQLDLSQNYTLKDPGVELLSVGLKSPHCHLKTLSLNFCRLSKRSGSLLSSVLSSPSSSLTQLDLSFNCDLKDPGVELLSAGLKSPHCHLETLSLSYCGLSQRSGSLLSSVLSSPSSSLTQLDLSSNYTLKDPGVELLSAGLKSPRCHLETLSLSYCGLSERSGSLLSSVLSSPSSTLTQLDLSWNDDLKDSGVELLSAGLKSPHCHLETLSLRGCDLSERSGSLLSSVLSSPSSSLTQLDLSSNDTLKDPGVELLSAGLKSPDCHLETLRLSCCGLSERSGSHLSSVLSSPFFSVRHLDLSWNDDLKDPGVELLSAGLKSPRCHLETLSLSECRISERGCAYLASALTSNPSHLRELNLNRNNPGGPGLKLLSAGLQSPDWRLETLRVDDCGPQWL; from the exons ATGGGGACAAGGattgacttcagaggaggagcagagtctTCAGGTCTGAG ggttgcggggagtgctggagcctatcccagcagtcatgggcgagaggcgggaatacacccaACTTGTGTGAGAAAAATAACACATCTTGGAAGTAG GGTCCGTCAGGAGGAACCAGAAGAGTGTGGACTCTGCTGGGACTCTCTGAAGAGTGACTCCTCCAAGGAGTGGGGTATTAACTTCCAAGCTGGACCGGAGTCATCAGAGAG AGTGGATCATCAAAGCACAGAGCTTCTCAGTGGTCAGCAATATCTCTCACATCTGGACTCCACACGGCAG TTGCTGGTGGTGAAAGTCCTTTGCAGTGAGAGCAGAGTAAGACGTGCTGCAGAGTGCGCCGGAcaactgaagaggagcctgcagaagaagttccacagagTGTTTGAGGGAGTTGCTGAAGCAGGAacctctgcccctctgaatcagatctacacagagctctacatcactgaggggggcacagaccaggtcaaccaggagcacgaggtccgccAGATCGAAGTAGCAACCAGgaagcagaccagaccagaaaATACCATCAGACTAGAAGACCTCTTTCAACGTTCACATGACACAGACAgtccaatcaggagcctgctgacaaaaggcgtggctggcattgggaagaccctcctgacacagaagctgactctggactgggctgaagacaaagcacaccagaacttccagctcatgtttcctttcaccttcagagagctgaacctgctgaaagagaagcagttgagtttggtggaacttgttcatctcttctttcctgaaaccaaagaaacaggactcagcagctttgaaggagtccaggttctgttcatcttggacggtctggacgagtgtcgactccctctggacttcaacagtcgggtcctgacagaagctacagagtccacctcagtaaacgtcctgctgaccaacctcatcagggggaagctgctgccctcagctcacctctggatgaccacacgacctgctgcagtcaatcagatccctcctgagtgtgtggacatggtgacagaggtcagggggttcactgacctccagaaggaggagtacttcaggaagaggttcagagatgaggagcagaccaccatcatctctcacatcaggagctcacgaagcctctacatcatgtgtcacatccccatcttctgctggatcactgccacagttctggaggacatgttgaagagcagagagaccagagagctgcccaagaccctgactgagatgtacatccacttcctggtggttcagtcCAAAGTGAgaaagctcaagtaccatggaggagctgggacagacagcgtttgggatcctgagagcaggaagatgatggagtgtctgggaaaactggcttttgagcagttGCAGaaaggaaacttgatcttctatgaatcagacctcaccgagtgtggcatcgacatcacagctgcttcagTTTATTCAGGAGTGTTGACTCAGATCTttaaagaggagagaggactgtaccaggacaaggtcttctgcttcatccacctgagtctccaggagtttctggctgctcttcatgtccacctgaagttcttcaactctggagtgAACCTACTGCATTCacagcaaacaaacagaaaaaggaaCAAACATCACATCAAACAGTTCTACCAGACAGCAACACGTGTTGCTTTACAAAGCCCAAAcggacatctggacttgttcctgcgtttccttctgggtctttctctgcagtccAGCCAGAgactccttccaggtttgttgacccTGACAGGAAGTTGCTTCTGGACCcaccaggacacagcagagctcatcaaggagAAAATAAgggagaaagtgtctccagagagaatcatcaatctgttccactgtctgagtgaagtaaaggacacttctctgatggaggaggtccaacagcagctgagatcaggacgtctctccacagatcaactgtctcctgctcaatggtccaccctggccttcatcttactgtcctcagaggaagatctgagTGTGTTTAACCTGAAGAATTACTTTACTCCAGAGAATGATCCACGCGCGTATGTCCTGAAGAAATACCCTCTGTCAGAAgaggctcttgagaggctgctgccagtggtccaagcttcaaaaCACGTTCT actgagccggtgtggactgtcagagagaagtggttcccttctgtcctcagtcctcagctctccgtcctctagtctgactcaactggacctgagctacaacaagAACCTGAAGGattcaggagtggagctgctgtctgctggactgaagagtccacactgtcacctggagactctcag cctgagctactgtggactgtcagagagaagtggttcccttctgtcctcagtcctcagctctccgtcctctagtctgactcaactggacctgagtcagaACTACActctgaaggatccaggagtggagctgctgtctgttggactgaagagtccacactgtcacctgaagactctcag CTTGAACTTCTGTCGACTGTCaaagagaagtggttcccttctgtcctcggTCCTCAGCTCTCCATCCTCTAGTCTGACTCAACTGGATCTGAGCTTTAACTGcgacctgaaggatccaggagtggagctgctgtctgctggactgaagagtccacactgtcacctggagactctcag cctgagctactgtggactgtcacagagaagtggttcccttctgtcctcagtcctcagctctccgtcctctagtctgactcAACTGGACTTGAGCTCCAACTACaccctgaaggatccaggagtggagctgctgtctgctggactaaAGAGTCCAcgctgtcacctggagactctcag cctgagctactgtggactgtcagagagaagtggttcccttctgtcctcagtcctcagctctccgtcctctactCTGACTCAACTGGATCTGAGCTGGAATGACGACCTGAAGGattcaggagtggagctgctgtctgctggactgaagagtccacactgtcacctggagactctcag cctgagaggGTGTgatctgtcagagagaagtggttcccttctgtcctcagtcctcagctctccgtcctctagtctgactcaactggacctgagctccaacGACaccctgaaggatccaggagtggagctgctgtctgctggactgaagagtcctgactgtcacctggagactctcag gctgagctgctgtggactgtcagagagaagtggttcccatctgtcctcagtcctcagctctccatTCTTCAGTGTGAGACACCTGGACCTGAGCTGGAACGAcgacctgaaggatccaggagtggagctgctgtctgctggactgaagagtccacgctgtcacctggagactctcag TCTGTCAGAGTgtaggatctcagagagaggctgtgcttatctggcctcagctctgacctctaacccctcccacctgagagagctgaACTTGAACCGCAAtaatccaggaggaccaggactgaagctgctgtctgctggactgcagagtccagactggaggctggagactctcag GGTGGACGACTGTGGACCCCAGTGGTTATAG
- the LOC128752914 gene encoding NACHT, LRR and PYD domains-containing protein 12-like isoform X2 translates to MVPRLSSGALLTGEASAESGLREDGDPASVRPGTRALRSKLHPEPLGPGPGPGPSCVSLKSYLSMGTRIDFRGGAESSGLRVAGSAGAYPSSHGREAGIHPTCVRKITHLGSRVRQEEPEECGLCWDSLKSDSSKEWGINFQAGPESSERVDHQSTELLSGQQYLSHLDSTRQLLVVKVLCSESRVRRAAECAGQLKRSLQKKFHRVFEGVAEAGTSAPLNQIYTELYITEGGTDQVNQEHEVRQIEVATRKQTRPENTIRLEDLFQRSHDTDSPIRSLLTKGVAGIGKTLLTQKLTLDWAEDKAHQNFQLMFPFTFRELNLLKEKQLSLVELVHLFFPETKETGLSSFEGVQVLFILDGLDECRLPLDFNSRVLTEATESTSVNVLLTNLIRGKLLPSAHLWMTTRPAAVNQIPPECVDMVTEVRGFTDLQKEEYFRKRFRDEEQTTIISHIRSSRSLYIMCHIPIFCWITATVLEDMLKSRETRELPKTLTEMYIHFLVVQSKVRKLKYHGGAGTDSVWDPESRKMMECLGKLAFEQLQKGNLIFYESDLTECGIDITAASVYSGVLTQIFKEERGLYQDKVFCFIHLSLQEFLAALHVHLKFFNSGVNLLHSQQTNRKRNKHHIKQFYQTATRVALQSPNGHLDLFLRFLLGLSLQSSQRLLPGLLTLTGSCFWTHQDTAELIKEKIREKVSPERIINLFHCLSEVKDTSLMEEVQQQLRSGRLSTDQLSPAQWSTLAFILLSSEEDLSVFNLKNYFTPENDPRAYVLKKYPLSEEALERLLPVVQASKHVLLSRCGLSERSGSLLSSVLSSPSSSLTQLDLSYNKNLKDSGVELLSAGLKSPHCHLETLSLSYCGLSERSGSLLSSVLSSPSSSLTQLDLSQNYTLKDPGVELLSVGLKSPHCHLKTLSLNFCRLSKRSGSLLSSVLSSPSSSLTQLDLSFNCDLKDPGVELLSAGLKSPHCHLETLSLSYCGLSQRSGSLLSSVLSSPSSSLTQLDLSSNYTLKDPGVELLSAGLKSPRCHLETLSLSYCGLSERSGSLLSSVLSSPSSTLTQLDLSWNDDLKDSGVELLSAGLKSPHCHLETLSLRGCDLSERSGSLLSSVLSSPSSSLTQLDLSSNDTLKDPGVELLSAGLKSPDCHLETLRLSCCGLSERSGSHLSSVLSSPFFSVRHLDLSWNDDLKDPGVELLSAGLKSPRCHLETLSLSECRISERGCAYLASALTSNPSHLRELNLNRNNPGGPGLKLLSAGLQSPDWRLETLRVDDCGPQWL, encoded by the exons gtgaagCCTCTGCTGAGTCAGGGCTCAGAGAGGACGGAGACCCCGCCTCTGTACGACCTGGGACCAGAGCTCTGAG ATCTAAGCTGCATCCCGAACCActtggacctggacctggacctggacccagctgtgtgtctctgaagagttaTTTGTCAATGGGGACAAGGattgacttcagaggaggagcagagtctTCAGGTCTGAG ggttgcggggagtgctggagcctatcccagcagtcatgggcgagaggcgggaatacacccaACTTGTGTGAGAAAAATAACACATCTTGGAAGTAG GGTCCGTCAGGAGGAACCAGAAGAGTGTGGACTCTGCTGGGACTCTCTGAAGAGTGACTCCTCCAAGGAGTGGGGTATTAACTTCCAAGCTGGACCGGAGTCATCAGAGAG AGTGGATCATCAAAGCACAGAGCTTCTCAGTGGTCAGCAATATCTCTCACATCTGGACTCCACACGGCAG TTGCTGGTGGTGAAAGTCCTTTGCAGTGAGAGCAGAGTAAGACGTGCTGCAGAGTGCGCCGGAcaactgaagaggagcctgcagaagaagttccacagagTGTTTGAGGGAGTTGCTGAAGCAGGAacctctgcccctctgaatcagatctacacagagctctacatcactgaggggggcacagaccaggtcaaccaggagcacgaggtccgccAGATCGAAGTAGCAACCAGgaagcagaccagaccagaaaATACCATCAGACTAGAAGACCTCTTTCAACGTTCACATGACACAGACAgtccaatcaggagcctgctgacaaaaggcgtggctggcattgggaagaccctcctgacacagaagctgactctggactgggctgaagacaaagcacaccagaacttccagctcatgtttcctttcaccttcagagagctgaacctgctgaaagagaagcagttgagtttggtggaacttgttcatctcttctttcctgaaaccaaagaaacaggactcagcagctttgaaggagtccaggttctgttcatcttggacggtctggacgagtgtcgactccctctggacttcaacagtcgggtcctgacagaagctacagagtccacctcagtaaacgtcctgctgaccaacctcatcagggggaagctgctgccctcagctcacctctggatgaccacacgacctgctgcagtcaatcagatccctcctgagtgtgtggacatggtgacagaggtcagggggttcactgacctccagaaggaggagtacttcaggaagaggttcagagatgaggagcagaccaccatcatctctcacatcaggagctcacgaagcctctacatcatgtgtcacatccccatcttctgctggatcactgccacagttctggaggacatgttgaagagcagagagaccagagagctgcccaagaccctgactgagatgtacatccacttcctggtggttcagtcCAAAGTGAgaaagctcaagtaccatggaggagctgggacagacagcgtttgggatcctgagagcaggaagatgatggagtgtctgggaaaactggcttttgagcagttGCAGaaaggaaacttgatcttctatgaatcagacctcaccgagtgtggcatcgacatcacagctgcttcagTTTATTCAGGAGTGTTGACTCAGATCTttaaagaggagagaggactgtaccaggacaaggtcttctgcttcatccacctgagtctccaggagtttctggctgctcttcatgtccacctgaagttcttcaactctggagtgAACCTACTGCATTCacagcaaacaaacagaaaaaggaaCAAACATCACATCAAACAGTTCTACCAGACAGCAACACGTGTTGCTTTACAAAGCCCAAAcggacatctggacttgttcctgcgtttccttctgggtctttctctgcagtccAGCCAGAgactccttccaggtttgttgacccTGACAGGAAGTTGCTTCTGGACCcaccaggacacagcagagctcatcaaggagAAAATAAgggagaaagtgtctccagagagaatcatcaatctgttccactgtctgagtgaagtaaaggacacttctctgatggaggaggtccaacagcagctgagatcaggacgtctctccacagatcaactgtctcctgctcaatggtccaccctggccttcatcttactgtcctcagaggaagatctgagTGTGTTTAACCTGAAGAATTACTTTACTCCAGAGAATGATCCACGCGCGTATGTCCTGAAGAAATACCCTCTGTCAGAAgaggctcttgagaggctgctgccagtggtccaagcttcaaaaCACGTTCT actgagccggtgtggactgtcagagagaagtggttcccttctgtcctcagtcctcagctctccgtcctctagtctgactcaactggacctgagctacaacaagAACCTGAAGGattcaggagtggagctgctgtctgctggactgaagagtccacactgtcacctggagactctcag cctgagctactgtggactgtcagagagaagtggttcccttctgtcctcagtcctcagctctccgtcctctagtctgactcaactggacctgagtcagaACTACActctgaaggatccaggagtggagctgctgtctgttggactgaagagtccacactgtcacctgaagactctcag CTTGAACTTCTGTCGACTGTCaaagagaagtggttcccttctgtcctcggTCCTCAGCTCTCCATCCTCTAGTCTGACTCAACTGGATCTGAGCTTTAACTGcgacctgaaggatccaggagtggagctgctgtctgctggactgaagagtccacactgtcacctggagactctcag cctgagctactgtggactgtcacagagaagtggttcccttctgtcctcagtcctcagctctccgtcctctagtctgactcAACTGGACTTGAGCTCCAACTACaccctgaaggatccaggagtggagctgctgtctgctggactaaAGAGTCCAcgctgtcacctggagactctcag cctgagctactgtggactgtcagagagaagtggttcccttctgtcctcagtcctcagctctccgtcctctactCTGACTCAACTGGATCTGAGCTGGAATGACGACCTGAAGGattcaggagtggagctgctgtctgctggactgaagagtccacactgtcacctggagactctcag cctgagaggGTGTgatctgtcagagagaagtggttcccttctgtcctcagtcctcagctctccgtcctctagtctgactcaactggacctgagctccaacGACaccctgaaggatccaggagtggagctgctgtctgctggactgaagagtcctgactgtcacctggagactctcag gctgagctgctgtggactgtcagagagaagtggttcccatctgtcctcagtcctcagctctccatTCTTCAGTGTGAGACACCTGGACCTGAGCTGGAACGAcgacctgaaggatccaggagtggagctgctgtctgctggactgaagagtccacgctgtcacctggagactctcag TCTGTCAGAGTgtaggatctcagagagaggctgtgcttatctggcctcagctctgacctctaacccctcccacctgagagagctgaACTTGAACCGCAAtaatccaggaggaccaggactgaagctgctgtctgctggactgcagagtccagactggaggctggagactctcag GGTGGACGACTGTGGACCCCAGTGGTTATAG